DNA sequence from the Lycium barbarum isolate Lr01 chromosome 5, ASM1917538v2, whole genome shotgun sequence genome:
ctgttatttattattattattatcatcattattatttcttattattatcattattattttattattaccactattactgttattattattaatttattatcattttttgttattatcaataattgtcattttttttatttattaattactaccatatttattattattattaattattatcattattcttattattatttgttattaattatcaatatttgttatttactatttttttttatcaccattatcatcagcattatcattattaccattatcattattgttatcattattagcagtattactaccactatttatttgctgctattatttagtattattgaaacttgcatttctcaatgTTCTACCAACtggcgcatacacatcgcatttatttcgcacattttaatgatagcgtttgttattaaatattattgcacggtcattgcaacatcatataattttattatccggatcttttatttccgtattaggtgatattctggcacccttagtacatcgttaatcaaaatgggtcttttattcaaatttagaggccaaactatttcttgcacttagtccgtatattgacttaccggaccccaaatcaaagtccgattagttcctaatatttttggactagaccatattttttatctcaatttttagatcagtccatgtttaatttaatagtccattcttttaaatacccagtctaaaatttgacccggtccacaaatggaccgggtccaattcatttcagcaaaataagggaaaccctagggtttcccttcaTTTCTTTTCCCTCATTCTTCCGCCGCTCTCACCTTTCCTCTCCCCTTCTCCTTCGTCTCCTCTCTTCTCCCTTTCCCGcctctcgccgccgctcccactctcccttgttccctccttcttctccgcttcccactcacccttgtcccccactttcctctctctcccgctcctccttcccttttTTTTCAGTACAAAACGACGAAAACAAAAACCTATAAAGGACGAAAAACAACAACAaggagaagggggggggggggggggggggggaaggggatAGAAGAAGTTTCAAACATCGAACCTCCAAAACTAAGAAGTTTTCAGCCATAGAATTTCTATCGAGTCCATCTTTTTTTTGATCTTAATTTCTCTGTTTCCGTTTTCGTTCCGTTTAAGTGAGTCGAAACCTTAGAAACGAAGGTTCGACTTCATTATAGACGAAAATCGCACTTAAAAGGGATCCTGGTATCTTGAGAATTCGAGCGTAGATCAGAGATTCAAAATCCCATTTCGCTGCATCTGCAAAAGGTCAGTAAATCCCATTTATTTCCTTGTATTTCAGTTTAATATGTTTGTGTGCTGATACGGTTGAGTTTGATGTTATCTTAGTTATTGTGATTAAATGAGTCATTATTACGTTTTGGCTTAGCTTGAAATCTTGTCGGTTTGCTGTTGTTACTTAGTTTAAGGTGTTCGTCTTAGTCTGAATGTCGTTTGTTTGCATGCTGAGAATTTAATCTGGTAAATGGTATAGATTTAGTTTGTAGTCTGCTAATTTGATTAGTTCTATATTTTAGTTTGTAGTCTGCTAATTATGTGTATGTGCCTGCCTTTTTAGTTGTTCTGCAGTGGCTCATTTTATGTCTTGTTTTGGTTAGCCATAGGTTATTTAGCTTATAGCAGCTTAAGCATGTTTTTGTTTGCTCAATGATGATTGGTCACAGAATAGTTCAACTGCTTAGTTGTGCCATACATGTCCAGCTTTGACTGGTTGGGCATCAGTTAACCTGTGGTTTTGCTTGACTATATCTTTATGTGATATCATATGTTGGTTAGGTTTAGGATTATTCCCCATACTAGTTTAGCAGAAGTCCTGTTGATACAATTGCATATGTTTATTTAGATGTTTTAGCAGTTCAATAAAAAATGTGAATGTTGTTTCAGTTTAGTGTCTCCTTCATATTAGCTCGGCATAATCATATTTACCTTTTGTGCCTCTGTAGTTGTTGGTTGGATCTGAACCTTGTTTGGCAGTTGTGTCATGGTAACCTCACTCAAAATATGACAATGGCCTTCCTTATTTGACTAGGATATGTTGTTGAGGTCAGCTggtaataaaagaaaaagaatgagtttCAACATGTTAGATTAAGTCATAAAATCTATATTCTGAATCTCATCTGTCTACACTAGAAATGCCAGCTTTTGGTTTTGTATTATTTGAATCTCCTGGGCATGAGGTCATCCACTAAGGTCCCTGCTTGTTCTATGGGAATTTGGATAAacgtttagccttaacataagtTCATTCTGATCTGCTTAGCTGAGTGGGTATTAGTTCAAGTTAAACATCAACCTGTTTCCTTCTTTTTGCCATTCTTAGTTTGGTTGCTGTTGTAATCTATATCCAGTCTAGATAGTAGCATATGGTATAACTTTAAAATGGTTTTGAAGCTACTGCTGAGACTTCAAACTGATGACAGTTTTAAAGGTGCAACTTTGGTTTCAATATAGTTTGTCTAAGTTTCTAGTTTGTAGCTGTTTCCTGGCAAGAACCTGCACTGCTATTGTTAATCTCCAGATCAGCCCTTAGTTGGACTTTAGGATCCATGATCATATATTGCATCTCTGCCATGCATTTGTAGGTCATACTAGCCTTATCATCATCATTGACTAGTCTATCCTCTTGGAACACCATGTTAGCTTCATCATGACTGGCTTATGACCTCTGTGCATGTCACCATTTGCATTGTACCTACACTGTTCTGATTAATCCCCtatgtgttgatgttgacatATCTTCCTTCCTTGCTATCCTGCCTCTCATCATAAGCATCTTCTTCATCTCTGTGTATGCTTCCATATAGTTCACAACCTACTTGTATCTCTTTGCATCAATTCCCCTTGCCTTGTTATGTCCTCCTATGTGTGATTATGTATCTCCCCTGCCTCCTTTTTCTTGCATCTCAGCTTGCCTGCCCATGCATACTTGCTTATCTTGTGCAACACCTCATCTGAAACAACTCTCAACATGCATTTAATCATCTACACTGTAATTTATCAAGCCTCCCTCCTGTTTCAACTTAAAATACAAAACTATTTGGTAAGCATGACCTCTTGCTGTGGATAAGGTGTCTATATAGGTTAACCATTATGTTAGCTATGCCTGCATCCCATGTATGCCTCTTGTTTGAAATCAGTTCTGCCTTCTCTTTGAACTGCGACCTTACTTGAAGGATTTTTGTATATCTGGCTTACTTAGTGTTGCATTAGGTGTATAATCATATAGTGTTGATTCTATTCTAGCTTAAACAATGAGCTTGGTGCACTATTAGTATGACTGTTAGTTAGCTCAATTCCCTTAGTTAAAGTGTAAGCTAGTTATAGATTTCTTTTAGTTCAAATGTTATTTGTGTGGTATAACTGTATAAGTGTTTGTTACTATCTTTGTGGGATGGCTATAAGCTTGGTTTGTTATGAATCAGTAGCTTAATGAATCTCAGCTTAATAGGCATTGTTTGGATTAGTTTGCTTTAGTATCATTTCTTGCTTAAAATGAAGATGATTTAATTAAGTATGACTTGGTGGTTTAGAGATCATTTAAGTTTGGATATCAAGGTATGATTAAAAGGACTATGGTCCAATGTGCCTATGCACCTAAATGATCATTTAGTGGTTAGCTAAACTTATGAAGAACTATTTCATTTAGTAGCAACAATCATGCCTTGAAGAGTCTGCTACTAGTTTAAAAGATGAGTTCTGTCCAGTTCTGGGTTTGCGTGATGCATTCGAAATAATAATCTCATCATTTTAGAATTGGTTTGGTCTAAAATATATGTGTGTGCTAACTGCTGTTGGGTTTTGACATTGCTGGCCCCCTTGGTAGAAATTTGGACAGCCATTGCATCATTTAAGACTTCGAATTTCCTGTTATATGTCGCAAACTGATAAGGGCTGCTGAGCCTCCTATTGCTATGGTTTTTTTTTATGTCAAATGTTATCATGAGCATATTGCTTCTGCGTTGCTGAGATTCTAAGATTTCAGAATGTCCTATCTTGATTACCTATTCGTTTGTTAACCGTAGCTAAGCCACATTGAGTAAAGGGGAAATGCATAAAGTTTGGGGATTGCTGATTCAACCTTTGAAAGCTTGAGTGTTAGAAATGAAATGCTAGGTATCCTGTCATGGTCAATGGCTATCACTATTTGGGAAACATTGGGTCTGAGTCATTACATAGAACCAAGCCTCTGGTTTCCTTTGAATTCCTTAAGGAccatttgttttttttctttttttttttcttttaggagATGTAACTAAGTCCTTGAAGTCTATTTCACTGTTAACATACTGTAGGAATTTCATAAATGTGTGTTGGCTGAATTGTGTGTATTTTATATGTTTAGCCATATttattgattagatactaattctttcctttcattttatgcatgaccatcgcacacgagtctgagggactcgttcttctccgcattcggagttgggctaaaagcccaacgaaatccttccgagtcattccctatcaatcctgtccgcagcgaaaaaaaaaatagaatttattgggccgaagcccaatagcaggcAGATCCGCGGCATAAAAAAAAggagtgggctgagcccattctcaccaacagcagcagcagcagtccttCAAACATGGGCTGGGCCCACTgaattttatttcagcccctatttttgtttcatgcatttaatttgtattatttgactaacccttactttgttgttttcctagcttagatgaattttagtaaaatttagtgggttagctttagtataatgggtagaatttaagaaagaaactcGCCATTAGtcccatacatttttttttatgttgaaccatttatagcatatataatatttatttttattggaataattgatttgcaaaatagcatgcctatatattttgggttaaaggaaccatttttgttcttactatcttaggaatttcagaatttcactaatacacaaatataaattcaagtatattttataaataactcttcaagtttgaatcaatcatgcatatttttagctaagcataattaataagagataatcagaaggagatagaaaattcGCACCTTGTCTATATTCCTAAAttgcaaaatcaattaatatctcgccgtttgagttgtttcaaatattaaaACGCTGCAACCCGCACTCTTTTCCATttatatgtaaattattatattctgcaaatcttatttttttaaaaatagcattttttaaagccatagcaatatttataagattatttcctatagcattattatattttcacttaaagctttagcaacattcttaagtttattttaaatagctttattatttaaagccctaataatatttacaagtgttattttaaatagcttatattttccttttaaaacattagcaacattgtaagccaatttcttaaaatttaaatgctacatttacatctttaactttaattaattaacctaagtttggccggataaccgtagttaacggattctaaaggatgcctgacaccttccctttaggataatatagaacccttacctagaatcacactggttaagcagactattaacagaggtttagtttttaaaCTTTACcctagttaacatttaggtgtcctaattcaccgttaaattaattaggtggcgactccttaaaacaaaacaaaagaggaatctccaatatgttgtactccgcttcaacccgggttaaaatggggtgcgacacCCCTTCCTTCTGCTGGCAAAGGTCTCTTGGTTCCTGTTCGACACCCAGGTGCGGAGGAaattctttccccggctcctcttcggtcgattgactttatcgacatttcaggtgaaacttcttcgaaATATACTCCCCTTCAAAGGACAAAGAGGCCCCGGGGGACGGCTGCTGCTGAGGCCGAACAAAGGACTGGGCCGGAACCGGAGATCGAAGCCCCCGTAGACGCTCATCTGATTCCCGAGCATGATCCTGTTGCAACGATGGAGCCCCCGGTCTTTGACGAAGACACTGAGGCCgctccaagttcctctactccTGCTCCGAGGGTGGATAAATTTGAGGATATGTTCGCAGGTACTCCTCCTGCAACCGACGAAGCTGCAGGGTTCgggcatctcccgatccctcgagccacgaggtcGGCTAACCGGACCTCCGACTCTGGGGCCAGGGACGGCTTGGTGCGTATTTTTCCAGCTCCAAGTGTAGAGCCGAGGAGAACGAGATCGATTACGGTTACCGTTCCCGAAGACTGTAGCTTTCTctctcgcccggtgggtgtggcgaGCTATCTGAGGCCATTGTCTCGGATTCAGACAAGCGCAAGGTGACCAGGGTCTCCTGGAAATGCCTTATGAACGAGGGCATGCATGCTGGCAATCGGGTAAGATTTTAGCCGTTTTTGGTATGGCTTTATCGAGAATTTTCTTTTCGTTTTATCCAAGTTTCTAATTTGCTTtgtttgcagagtgtggtgcttgtcaacgaagcctttgtccgtgcccagcaagagatggacgatctAAGGGGCCAACTAGATTTCCAGGGCCGGGAGACGGAGAAGTATCTACACCTCCTCCGGGAGAAAGAGGAGGAGTTGAACCGGGCGGTCGCTGTTTTCAACCTCCGACCTGAGCTCGATGCGGCAAAGGCCGAAAACTGTCAGTTGAAGAGTGAGCTGGCTGCAATGACCGATTACAATCGGAGTCTCGAAGCTAACAAGATCGGTCTTAGCCGGGAGAATGCACAATTTTCCTCGAGGCTAGATGAGCTCGAGATCACCGtttctcaactccggggggagttGGACTTGGTGAAGGCCGATGCTacaagcttggccgagaggaaccgtCTGCTCGAATCCGAGACTGCCCTGTACAAAGAGCGCATGAGGACGTTCGAGGAGAAAGCTGAGAAAAGGGCCCAGATGTATGAGAACCTAAAAGCCAAGCTTGTGGAGGCGGTTAACTCCAATGAtgctctcaaggccgagctcgaagCGGCCATTCGAAGGCAAGGTACCCTTGACAAGAACTGCGGTGTTCTTGCTGCAAAGCTGGCcaaggccgaggccgatttggatgAGGCTTTGAAGAatgtggaggccgccgaggctcatac
Encoded proteins:
- the LOC132639877 gene encoding uncharacterized protein LOC132639877, which produces MDDLRGQLDFQGRETEKYLHLLREKEEELNRAVAVFNLRPELDAAKAENCQLKSELAAMTDYNRSLEANKIGLSRENAQFSSRLDELEITVSQLRGELDLVKADATSLAERNRLLESETALYKERMRTFEEKAEKRAQMYENLKAKLVEAVNSNDALKAELEAAIRRQGTLDKNCGVLAAKLAKAEADLDEALKNVEAAEAHTAIVTEYEKWKSRRITL